From Streptomyces sp. NBC_01551:
CTCGAACGCGCCAAGGGCCGCGAGCACATACCCGTCTCGCTGCGCCGCGCGAACGGCCACACCAGCGTCCTGCCGTACGACGCCCAGGCCCTGATCCGCGCCGGAAAGCTCGACCCCCGGCTCTTCGACGTCACCGAGCTGAGCCACCCCGAGTACCAGGACCGCCGCTCCGGCCGCCTCCAGCTGATCGTCGGCTACGAGGGCGGCTCCGCCCCCGCCGCCCGGTCCGCCCTGCGCGCCGCCGACGGCCTCAAGGTGACCCGTACGTACGCCACCCTCGGCGCCGAGGCCGTCACCGCGGCCCCCCAGGACGCCGCCGCCGTCTGGGAGGCGCTCACCGACCCCCAGCGGGACACCGGCCGCCGCGCCGCCGCCCCCGGCATCGCCACCGTCTGGCTCGACGCCGTGCGCACCGCCACCCTCGACAAGAGCACCCGGCAGATCGGCGCCGACAAGGCCTGGGCCGCCGGATACGACGGCGCCGGCGTCAAGATCGCCGTCCTCGACACCGGCGTCGACGCCACCCACGCCGACCTCACCGGCCAAGTCGTCGCCGAGCAGAACTTCTCCCGCGCCGCGGACGCCAAGGACCGCTACGGCCACGGCACCCACGTCGCCTCCATCGCCGCCGGTACGGGCTCCCGATCGGGCGGCGCCTTCAAAGGCGTCGCGCCCGGCGCGAAGCTCCTGAACGGCAAGGTCCTCGACGACAACGGCTCCGGCGACGACTCCGGCATCCTCGCCGGCATGGAGTGGGCCGTCGCCCAGGGCGCCGACATCGTCAACCTCAGCCTCGGCGGCTACGACACCCCGCAGCTCGACCCCCTCGAAGCGGCCGTCGACAAGCTCAGCGCCGACAAGGGCGTGCTGTTCGCCATCGCGGCCGGCAACAGCGGCCGCCCCGGCACCATCAACTCCCCGGGCAGCGCGGACGCCGCGCTCACCGTCGGCGCCGTCGACGACACCGACGTCCTCGCCGGCTTCTCCAGCACCGGCCCGCGTACCGGCGACGGCGCCGTCAAGCCGGACGTCACCGCCCCCGGCGTCGACATCACCGCCGCCGCCGCGCCCGGCAGCGTCATCGACCGCGAGGTCGGCCAGAACCCGGCCGGCTACCTGAGCATCTCCGGCACCTCCATGGCCACCCCGCACGTCGCCGGAGCCGCCGCGCTGCTCAAGCAGCAGCACCCCGCCTGGAAGGGCGCCGAGCTCAAGGGCGCGCTGACCGCCTCCACCAAGGGCGGCGCGTACACCCCGTACCAGCAGGGCACCGGCCGGATCGCGGTCGACGGCGCGCTGCGCCAGAGCGTGGTCGCCCAGGAGGCGGCGCTGACCTTCGGTACACAGCCCTGGCCGCACGCGGACGACACCCCGCAGTCGCGGAAGATCACGTACCGCAACCTCGGCAGCACGCCCGTCACCCTCGATCTCGCCGTCACCGGCAGCGGCCCCGACGGCAAGCCCGCGCCCGAGGGCTTCTTCACCTTCGGCGCCCGGCAGCTGACCGTCCCGGCGGGCGGCACCGCCGACGCCGCCGTGACCGCCGACACCCGCCTCGGCGGGGCGCTGGACGGCACGTACACCGCGTACGCCGTCGCGACGGCGGCCGCGACCGGCGGTGGCCAGGGCCAGAGCGTCCGTACGGCCGTGGTCGCCGAACGCGAGCCGGAGTCCTACCAGCTGACGCTGCGCCACATCGGGCGGGACGGGAAGCCGGCCACGAACTACAGCAGCACCGTCGAAGGCACCAAGGGCGGCGCGAGCGCCCGCCGCTTCGAGCCGTACGACGCCTCCGGCACCGTCACCGTGCGCGTGCCCAAGGGCGGTTACCTGCTCGACACCTCCCTCGTCGTCGACCCGCTGGACCCCACCCGGGGCGCCGACTGGATCGTCCAGCCCCAGCTCGACATCACCGGTGACACCACGGTGACGCTCGACGCGCGCACCACCAAGCCGGTCGACATCACCGTCCCGTCGAAGTCCGCGGTCGCGCGGTTCGCCATGCCCTCGTACACCCTGCGCGAAGGCGGCTCGGAGTACGGCTTCGGGTTCTGGCTCGACTCGCTCACCGGGTTCCGCACCCGCCACCTGGGCCCGCCGCCCGCGGCCGGCGCGCTCAGCCAGCAGTGGGACGTGCACTGGGAGGACGGCGCCACGGCGGAGTACCACGCCGTCCTCGGCGGCCCGGTACGTGCCGTCGCCACCGGCTACACCCGCCACCTGAAGCCGCGCGACCTGGCGACCCTCAAGGTCGAGCAGGGCGCCTCGGCCCCGGGCAAGGAAGGCTCGCTCGTCGCGATGGGCCTCCTGCCGGACAGCAGTTCCGCGAGCTCGATGTCGCGCCGGCGGCCGCTGCCGACCACGACGGCGGTGTACGTGTCGACCGTCGACCGGGTGAAGTGGGACCTCTCCTTCAGCCAGAGCGGCGGTGTGGACGAGAACGGTTTCCCGGTCGACGAGGCGACGTACGAAGCGGAGCGCCAGCGCACGCTCACGGGCGGCCGCACCTACCACGAGCGCTTCAACACGGCCGTCCTCGCACCCCGCGTGGACGCCGACCACGGGGTCGTGCGCGAGGGCAACCGCATCGCGGGCTCCGTACAACTGCTCGCGGACGGCGCGAACCACGCCGGTGACTACGTCGCGGCCACCGGCAGCACGGTCCTCTACCGCGACGGCGTCGTGGCGGGCCGCAGCCAGGCCCCGCTGGCGTCGAGCGAGCCGTTCACGGTCCCGGCGGGCGACGCGGCGTACAAGCTGACCACGACCGCGCTGCTGCGCCCGGAGCTCTCCGCGACCTCGTCGAAGGTGACGGCGACCTGGTGGTTCCGCTCGAAGGAGACGGCCGCACCGACCGCGCTCCCGGTTTCGGCGGTCCGCTTCGACGCCCGCCCGGCGCCGGACGGCACCCTGCCGGCCGGGCGGACGGCGACCTTCCCGCTGACCGTGCAGGGCCCGGCGGCCGCGGCCCCCGCCGCCTTCCGGGCGCAGGTCTCCTACGACGAGGGCTACACCTGGCAGCCGCTCACCGTGAAGGACGGCAAGGTCAGCGTGAAGACCCCGGCGAAGGGCGCCGCGGTCTCGCTGCGCGCCACCGTCACCGACCGGGCGGGCAACACGTCGGAGGTGACCGTCATCCGCGCCTACCTCGCGGGCTGACCCCCTCACACCCCGACCGTCGTACGCCGATGACACCGAAGGTAAGTGAGTCCGCGTCACGGACGCCACGTTCCGGCAGGTGCGGCCCCTGCGCCCGGCCGAAAGCCAGGCGCAGGGAGCCGATCAGGGGGCCACGCGGGGAATTCAGGGCTGCTGACCGCTGGCTTCCCTCGGCCCGTCCTGTCTGAAGATCTCGTCCATGGCCTTGGCTCCGTCCCGGATCACCGGTCGAAGCTGCTTGCGGTACACCCGTTCCGTTGTGTGTGTCCCGCTGTGCCCGGGTCATGTCGCTGAAACCGAGGTGGTGCGGAGCAAGGGGAACGGATGGCCAGGCGTGCGTCACCCCCTTTTCAGGGAGAGGAGATCGATCGGTGCAGCGCACACATTCTCCTTGATCCTCCTCGCCCGGCGAGCGATCTCGAGGTTCTTCCCCAAGGCCAAGGCCTTGAAGTCTTCCTGCGCCGCGATGGTGCGGCGGCGCACCTCAACGCAGTCCTTTGGTGTCGGGTTCTGTTGGCCATCGACCAGCATCATGGCGCTCAATGCCCAGTAGGTCTTTGTGTATTGACGCGCTTCTACCTCAACGTACCGATTCCGAGCACCTTCCGCTTCCGAGATGTTGAGTGCAGCCTGATACTCCTTCGTCATTTCGCCCAGGTCCAGGTTCTGTGCGGCGACGTCGGCTAGCACGCGGTGCGCCTGGAGCGCTTCAAGCGGATCTGCCATACGTAGGCCACCGGAGCCGTCGGGCTCCATGCGGGTGGCCAGATCCAGCGCACGGTGCGCCATGCGTCCTGCAAGTTCCAGGTCAGTAGTGGAAAGTGCTACGAACAGGCCTACGAGCCGGTAGGTCGATGCGCTCAGGTTCAGGTTCTTTTGCCCGTGCTTGACGACCAGGATCTCGACCTGCTTCGCCAGCGTCACGATCTCGCTCCGGTAAGTTGATCCGCCGGTGCGGTCCAGCTCGCTCATTTTCACCAGGTGACTGGATATCTCAGCGCGTGCCCCATCCTGTCGCTGCACGTCGGCGATATCGTGGGCTACACCGATGGCGGCAATTGTCGAAACAAGGGACGCACCCGTTGCGACGAGTGCGATGGTGGCACTGGCGACTGCGGCCCAGGCGGACAGCCTTCCAGTGTCGGACGGGGGCGCGGCCATCAGTCGAGATCGTTGCGCAGACCGAGCGCTCCGGCAGAAGAGGCCCGGAGGCCGCCTACCTTCGTGGCGTCCGTATCGAGGCCCCCGGAGCTGAGTACCGCTTTCACCGTCTTGGACTTCGCAGCTGCGGTTGCCTGTGCGGCTTGCCGACGCACGCTTTGATCACCTGCTCGACGGCCTGCCACCGCTCCGTTCTTCCCTCGACGATTGGCCATGGACTTCACCATGCGCCTCTCCGTTCTCTGGCTGCCCCGTGCTGCAGGTCCGCTCCCACCTTTAGGCACGAGGCCGTGGCCCGCCATCCAAGGACGGCCGAGTGGGGGGCGCGGGTTACCCCGGAGGTAATCGCCTCCGAGGTCATCGGCGGGGCACGCTGGGACCGGCAACGAGCCCACCCCGCAGGGAAGAAGAGGCCGACATGACCGCGTACGCCATCGCCCACATACGCCCCGAGACCATGAACGAGGACGTCCTGCGCTACATCGAGGAGATCCAGGCCACCTTCGGCCCCTTCGGCGGCCGTTTCCTCGTCCACGGCCAAGAAGTCGAGGTCCTGGAGGGCAGCTGGCCCGGCACCGTCGTCGTGGTCGGCTTCCCGGACGTCGAGCGGGCCCGCGCCTGGTACGCCTCACCCGCCTACCAGGCCCTCGTCCCGCTGCGCGCCGACCACATGGCGGGCGACATCATCCTCGTGGGCGGCGTCCCCGCCGACTACGACGCCACCGAGACCGCCGCCACCCTGCGCGCCGCCGCGGGCCTGTAGACCCGGGTCACCAGCCCCGCCGGGTACGCGTGCGACCAGCCCTGGCCGGGGTGCGAGCATGGGCGGTATGGCTACTCACCTGATCACCGGCGCCGGGTCCGGCATCGGCGCCGCCGTCGCCGCCCGCCTGCACGCCCGCGGCGACGACCTCGTCCTGCTCGCCCGCGACGCCGCCCGCGGCAAGCAGCTCGTCGAGCGCTACCCCGGCTCGCGCGCCCTCGTCGGAGACCTCGCCGACCCCGAGCGGCTGTCCTGGGCGTTCTCCAAGCAGGCGATCCCGGAGCGGATCGACTCCCTCCTGCACATCGCCGGCATCGTCGACCTCGGCCCCGTCGGCGAGCTGCGCCCCAAGACCTGGCACCAGCAGCTCAACGTCAACCTGATCGCCCCCGCCGAGGTGACCCGGCTGCTGCTGCCCACCCTGAGGGCTTCGCACGCCACCGTCGTCTTCGTGAACTCCGGCGCCGGCCTGACCGCCCACGCCGAGTGGGGCGCCTACGCCGCCTCCAAGCACGGCCTCAAGGCCCTCGCCGACTCGCTGCGCGCCGAGGAGAAGCCGAACGGCATCCGCGTCACCTCCGTCTACCCCGGCCGCACCGCCAGCCCCATGCAGGCCAAGGTGCACTCGCAGGAGGGCAAGGAGTACGACCCGGCCCGCTGGATCGACCCCGAGTCGGTCGCGACCACGATCGTCATGGCCGTGGACCTGCCCCGCGACGCCGAGGTCAACGACCTGTCCGTGAGGCCCGGCCGATGACCGCCGGCGCCACCGGAATCGGCTCCCTGCCCGGCGGCGACGCCCGCGAGGCCGCCAAGACCGTCACCGGGTCCTTCGAGGAGTTCCCCTACCTCGCGGAACTGCCCGCGCGCGGCCCCGGCGCCGACATGATCGGCCGCTCCCTCGGGCTGCTCGTCGACATGTACGCCCACGTCGAGCCCAGCGGCTGGCGCATCAGCGACCGCCCCGGCCGCGACAGCAAGCGCGCCCGCTCCTGGCTCGGCGAGGACCTCGACGCCCTGGAGGAGTTCACCCAGGGCTACGAGGGCAAGCTCAAGGTCCAGGCCGTCGGACCGTGGACGCTGGCCGGCTCCCTGGAACTGCACGGCGGCGAGGCCATGCTCCAGGACCCCGGCGCCTGCCGCGACCTGGCCGCTTCCCTCGCGGAGGGCGTGCGCGGGCACCTGGCCGACGTACGCAAGCGGATCCCCGGCGCCGAGATCGTGCTCCAGTACGACGAGCCGTCGCTGACCGCCGTCCTGCTCGGCCGGGTCCGCTCCGCCAGCGGATACCGGACGTACCGCGCCGTCGACCGGCAGGTCGTCGAGGGCACCCTGCGCGAGCTCTTCGCCGTCCACGACGGGGAGGTCATCGTCCACTCCTGCGCGCCCGAGGTCCCCTTCGGGCTGCT
This genomic window contains:
- a CDS encoding DUF1330 domain-containing protein, which gives rise to MTAYAIAHIRPETMNEDVLRYIEEIQATFGPFGGRFLVHGQEVEVLEGSWPGTVVVVGFPDVERARAWYASPAYQALVPLRADHMAGDIILVGGVPADYDATETAATLRAAAGL
- a CDS encoding methionine synthase; amino-acid sequence: MTAGATGIGSLPGGDAREAAKTVTGSFEEFPYLAELPARGPGADMIGRSLGLLVDMYAHVEPSGWRISDRPGRDSKRARSWLGEDLDALEEFTQGYEGKLKVQAVGPWTLAGSLELHGGEAMLQDPGACRDLAASLAEGVRGHLADVRKRIPGAEIVLQYDEPSLTAVLLGRVRSASGYRTYRAVDRQVVEGTLRELFAVHDGEVIVHSCAPEVPFGLLRRAGVAGVSFDFSLLTEREDDAIGEAVEGGTKLFAGVVPGTDGPLSDPGGSVMGVRKLWRRLGLAPGTLAESVVVTPSCGLAGASPAYARAVQAHCVRAARSLADNPE
- a CDS encoding SDR family oxidoreductase; translation: MATHLITGAGSGIGAAVAARLHARGDDLVLLARDAARGKQLVERYPGSRALVGDLADPERLSWAFSKQAIPERIDSLLHIAGIVDLGPVGELRPKTWHQQLNVNLIAPAEVTRLLLPTLRASHATVVFVNSGAGLTAHAEWGAYAASKHGLKALADSLRAEEKPNGIRVTSVYPGRTASPMQAKVHSQEGKEYDPARWIDPESVATTIVMAVDLPRDAEVNDLSVRPGR
- a CDS encoding S8 family serine peptidase codes for the protein MRNHHGRAGAAASVAAIAALALAAGLTTPAAAAPAPRSLAGPAARSTSASAPASASAAGSKTTRVTLVTGDRVVLDADRKPVGLERAKGREHIPVSLRRANGHTSVLPYDAQALIRAGKLDPRLFDVTELSHPEYQDRRSGRLQLIVGYEGGSAPAARSALRAADGLKVTRTYATLGAEAVTAAPQDAAAVWEALTDPQRDTGRRAAAPGIATVWLDAVRTATLDKSTRQIGADKAWAAGYDGAGVKIAVLDTGVDATHADLTGQVVAEQNFSRAADAKDRYGHGTHVASIAAGTGSRSGGAFKGVAPGAKLLNGKVLDDNGSGDDSGILAGMEWAVAQGADIVNLSLGGYDTPQLDPLEAAVDKLSADKGVLFAIAAGNSGRPGTINSPGSADAALTVGAVDDTDVLAGFSSTGPRTGDGAVKPDVTAPGVDITAAAAPGSVIDREVGQNPAGYLSISGTSMATPHVAGAAALLKQQHPAWKGAELKGALTASTKGGAYTPYQQGTGRIAVDGALRQSVVAQEAALTFGTQPWPHADDTPQSRKITYRNLGSTPVTLDLAVTGSGPDGKPAPEGFFTFGARQLTVPAGGTADAAVTADTRLGGALDGTYTAYAVATAAATGGGQGQSVRTAVVAEREPESYQLTLRHIGRDGKPATNYSSTVEGTKGGASARRFEPYDASGTVTVRVPKGGYLLDTSLVVDPLDPTRGADWIVQPQLDITGDTTVTLDARTTKPVDITVPSKSAVARFAMPSYTLREGGSEYGFGFWLDSLTGFRTRHLGPPPAAGALSQQWDVHWEDGATAEYHAVLGGPVRAVATGYTRHLKPRDLATLKVEQGASAPGKEGSLVAMGLLPDSSSASSMSRRRPLPTTTAVYVSTVDRVKWDLSFSQSGGVDENGFPVDEATYEAERQRTLTGGRTYHERFNTAVLAPRVDADHGVVREGNRIAGSVQLLADGANHAGDYVAATGSTVLYRDGVVAGRSQAPLASSEPFTVPAGDAAYKLTTTALLRPELSATSSKVTATWWFRSKETAAPTALPVSAVRFDARPAPDGTLPAGRTATFPLTVQGPAAAAPAAFRAQVSYDEGYTWQPLTVKDGKVSVKTPAKGAAVSLRATVTDRAGNTSEVTVIRAYLAG